GTCGGGGCTGAGCTCGCGCATCTCCCCGCCGCCGAAGAGCGCCGCCGAGGCGGCCTGGATGCGGGCGGTCTCGTCGGCGCCGTGCACCAGGGAGGTCATCTCCTCGGCGAGGGCCTTCTGCCCGGCCCGCAGGAAGGGCTTCTCGGCGTGCAGCGCCTCGAGCTCCTCGATGCGGGCGTGGTCGAGGAAGGTGAACGCACGCAGCAGCTCACCGACCTTCTCGTCCTCGACGTTGAGCCAGAACTGGTAGAAGGCGTAGGGCGAGAGCATCTCGGGGTCCAGCCACAGGGCGCCGCCCTCGCTCTTGCCGTACTTGGTGCCGTCGGCCTTGGTGATCAGCGGCGTCACGAAGGCGTGCACCCGGGCCCCGTCGGCACGGCGCACGAGCTCGACGCCGCCGGTGATGTTGCCCCACTGGTCCGAGCCGCCGAGCTGCAGCGTGACGCCGTGCGCCCGGTGCAGGTGCAGGTAGTCCATCGACTGCAGCAGGATGTAGGAGAACTCGGTGTAGCTGATGCCGTCGTCGAGGCGGTTGCGCACCACGTCGCGCGCCAGCATCCGGTTGACCGGGAAGTGCTTGCCGATGTCGCGCAGGAAGTCGATCGCCGAGACGTTCTCGGTCCAGTCGAGGTTGTTGACCATGGTCGCACCGTTGGCGCCGTCGAAGTCGAGGAACGGCTCGACCTGGCTGCGGATGCGCTGCACCCAGTCGGAGACCGTCTCGACGGTGTTCAGGGTGCGCTCGCCCGAGTCGCGGGGGTCACCGATCATGCCGGTCGAGCCGCCGACGAGCACGAAGGGCGTGTGGCCGGCGCGCTGGAGCCGCATGGCGGTGACGATCTGCAGCAGGTTGCCCATGTGCAGGCTCGGCGCCGTGGGGTCGAAGCCGACGTAGTAGCGGACGCTGTCCTCCGCGAGCGCGGCGCGCAGCGCGTCGCGGTCCGTCGAGTGCGCGACGAGGCCGCGCCACTCGAGGTCGTCGAGGAGGGTGGGGTCGATGCTCACGTCTGTGCCTTCTCCGCAGGCGGGGTGCGGACGGACCGTCCGCCGGACGGTGCCAAGCCTGCCTCATCGCCGACCGGGCCGACCACCCGGTTGGCCCGCGACGCCCTATCCTCGGGCACATGGAGGTCGGGCGGGCGTGATCGCGGGCAGGTACACCCTCGAGCGGGAGATCGGTCGAGGCGGCATGGGCGCGGTCTGGCTGGGCCGCGACGAGATGCTGGGCCGGGCCGTGGCGATCAAGCGCCTGGGGGCCGTGCCGGGCCAGGACCCCGACGACCGCGAGCGCGCCGAGCGCGCCGAGCGGGAGGCCAGGCTGGCCGCCCGCCTGAGCCACCCCCACGTGGTGGCCGTCTA
The Nocardioides marinisabuli genome window above contains:
- the tyrS gene encoding tyrosine--tRNA ligase, whose amino-acid sequence is MSIDPTLLDDLEWRGLVAHSTDRDALRAALAEDSVRYYVGFDPTAPSLHMGNLLQIVTAMRLQRAGHTPFVLVGGSTGMIGDPRDSGERTLNTVETVSDWVQRIRSQVEPFLDFDGANGATMVNNLDWTENVSAIDFLRDIGKHFPVNRMLARDVVRNRLDDGISYTEFSYILLQSMDYLHLHRAHGVTLQLGGSDQWGNITGGVELVRRADGARVHAFVTPLITKADGTKYGKSEGGALWLDPEMLSPYAFYQFWLNVEDEKVGELLRAFTFLDHARIEELEALHAEKPFLRAGQKALAEEMTSLVHGADETARIQAASAALFGGGEMRELSPDTLGAALRETGVLQVRGEQGLPSVVDLLVETGLAKSRGDARRTVGEGGAYLNNVRVEDPEHVPGADDLLGGTWLVLRKGKKSFKGVEVV